The following proteins come from a genomic window of Larimichthys crocea isolate SSNF chromosome III, L_crocea_2.0, whole genome shotgun sequence:
- the bmp10 gene encoding bone morphogenetic protein 10 produces the protein MASIWVSKLGTICSSKTLLLLFSILLFQQPFCGQSNPISNTHQRHRPAPGLGDGHGGVVDPSVLEQDNTMSMQSLLESLKEQFLRTFNLSGLGSPSLPPRNTREEPPEYMMELYNRFANDRTSMPTANIIRSFKNEDLSPSVVGVGGVRCHPLLFNVSVPHHERITAAELRLYTLVQTDRHLYAGVDRKVTIYELELHDGDDNMTDENTVRGDGFKGGRERIELMELASRQVYGTDNGWEAFDLMSAVQKWRKSDAGTTHRLEVHIASMVSEDTANGMTADTRDRDPPEGDMKIDTSREEKHKPLLIVFSDDQSSDHRDDKRELNEMIDHETSNMVLENDLGMGLNDLWGEVGMGRDERGEEVEPDEEDLIQMRSNLIYDTASRIRRNAKGNHCKKQSLYVEFKDIGWDSWILAPTGYDAFECTGICSFPLTKHVTPTKHAIVQTLVNINSPQKAARACCVPTKLDPISLLYLDDTGVVTYKYKFEGMVVAECGCR, from the exons ATGGCGAGCATTTGGGTCTCTAAACTGGGAACCATCTGCAGCTCCAAGACTTTGCTTTTGCTGTTTTCCATCCTGCTGTTCCAGCAACCTTTCTGTGGACAAAGCAACCCGATCTCCAACACCCATCAGAGGCATCGCCCTGCTCCGGGGCTGGGAGACGGGCATGGAGGAGTGGTGGATCCATCAGTGCTGGAGCAGGACAACACCATGAGCATGCAGAGTCTGCTGGAGAGCCTGAAAGAACAGTTCCTGCGGACTTTCAACCTGTCTGGCTTGGGTTCTCCTTCCCTGCCTCCTAGAAACACTCGTGAAGAGCCACCTGAGTACATGATGGAACTCTACAACCGTTTTGCTAACGACCGCACATCCATGCCTACTGCCAACATCATCCGCAGCTTCAAaaatgaag ATTTATCTCCGAGTGTTGTGGGTGTTGGAGGAGTGAGATGTCACCCACTCCTCTTTAATGTGTCAGTCCCACATCATGAGCgcatcacagcagcagagctccGCCTCTACACCCTTGTCCAGACTGACCGCCACCTCTATGCTGGTGTCGACCGCAAGGTCACTATCTACGAGCTAGAATTGCATGACGGAGATGACAACATGACTGATGAAAATACTGTGAGAGGTGATGGATTCAAAGGAGGCAGAGAGCGCATAGAGCTGATGGAGTTGGCTTCACGCCAGGTCTATGGCACCGATAACGGCTGGGAGGCCTTTGACCTCATGTCTGCTGTTCAAAAGTGGCGCAAATCTGATGCCGGTACTACACACCGGTTGGAAGTACATATTGCCAGCATGGTTAGTGAAGATACCGCCAATGGTATGACAGCGGACACCAGAGACAGGGATCCACCTGAAGGGGATATGAAGATTGACACCAGTcgtgaagaaaaacacaaacctctgTTGATTGTTTTCTCTGATGACCAAAGTAGCGATCACCGTGATGACAAGCGCGAGCTTAATGAGATGATTGACCATGAAACTTCTAACATGGTTCTTGAGAATGACTTGGGGATGGGCCTGAATGATCTTTGGGGGGAGGTGGGGATGGGCAGGGATGAACGAGGTgaagaagttgagccagatgAAGAGGACCTCATCCAAATGCGCTCCAATCTGATCTATGACACAGCATCCCGCATTCGTCGCAATGCCAAGGGAAACCACTGCAAGAAACAATCTCTGTACGTAGAGTTCAAAGATATTGGATGGGACAGTTGGATTCTCGCACCCACCGGTTACGATGCCTTTGAGTGCACTGGTATTTGTTCTTTTCCGCTGACAAAGCATGTCACACCCACCAAACATGCCATTGTCCAGACTTTGGTCAACATCAACAGTCCCCAGAAGGCTGCACGAGCTTGTTGTGTGCCCACTAAGCTGGACCCCATCTCCTTATTGTACCTAGATGACACAGGTGTGGTCACCTACAAGTATAAGTTTGAAGGCATGGTGGTGGCTGAGTGTGGCTGCAGATAG
- the arhgap25 gene encoding rho GTPase-activating protein 25, translating into MSLKLPRNWDFSTFKAETARIARSKSVIPGEGGPSPGSPRSSRSMERPLKAGWLKKQQRSLVKNWQQRYFVLRGSTLTYHKDDKETTVQGVIQLRFSKVNELPLNSDEPGKYLFEIIPRATGDRERCPYVFMANSQSDMEEWVRTLRRVIGVPTSGVFGKGLVDTVTYEQRFGPHMVPILVQKCVEFIKEHGLDEEGIFRLPGQDNAVKQFRDAFDAGERPSFPSDTDVHTVASLLKLYLRELPEPVVPWTQYQDFLDCTNLLDNGTTEGWEKLEKQVALLPKTNYNLLSYVCRFLFEVQLHSKVNKMNVENLATVMGINLLKPQIEDPITVMKATPQIQKLMTVMIRQHETLFPLCKDVLPSPPSKKTESQKNTPRSFVGWESAEMADASLSESPEEEEDIDSPGPERGNCSPHNILQEPPSPSADDWLGSPRKRTQTLPTFNCPLIGMAAKADTLSRWSRAQESIEENSGTLSEDIFKILDLRSSGSLFGAPKISNKEGEDRLRDRRGSDNTGSSTTAASKKSNSDSRPAPVLSHQKSAGDLTVSGSAQRVSSKPEQKKDDKQLIESLQQENKELKATIAELQSALETDRRHVAALEICLRNAERSRDEAQKRNKELQRDIQQFLTNQPQAPT; encoded by the exons ATGTCTCTGAAACTACCTCGGAACTGGGACTTCAGCACCTTCAAGGCTGAGACAGCTCGAATAG CACGATCTAAGAGTGTGATACCTGGTGAGGGAGGCCCCAGCCCGGGCTCGCCGCGCTCCTCCAGGTCCATGGAGAGGCCGCTGAAGGCCGGCTGGCTCAAGAAACAGCAGAGGTCTTTAGTCAAGAACTGGCAGCAGCGTTACTTTGTGCTGAGAGGAAGCACTCTGACCTACCACAAAGATGACAAGGAAACCACTGTTCAG GGTGTCATCCAGTTGCGGTTTAGTAAAGTTAATGAGCTCCCTCTCAACTCAGATGAACCTGGAAAGTACCTCTTTGAGATCATACCAC GTGCAACTGGAGACAGAGAGCGATGTCCCTATGTGTTCATGGCAAACTCCCAGAGTGACATGGAGGAGTGGGTGCGCACTCTGCGCAGGGTCATCGGAGTGCCAACAAGTGGAG TGTTTGGAAAGGGTCTCGTGGACACGGTAACATACGAGCAACGGTTTGGACCTCATATGGTTCCCATCCTGGTGCAGAAGTGTGTGGAGTTCATCAAAGAACACGGCCTGGATGAGGAGGGCATCTTCCGCCTCCCGGGTCAGGACAACGCTGTCAAACAGTTCAGAGATGCCTTTGATGCAGGAGAGAGGCCCTCATTCCCCAG TGATACAGATGTCCACACAGTGGCGTCACTGCTCAAACTGTACTTGCGTGAGCTGCCTGAGCCTGTAGTTCCCTGGACTCAGTACCAAGACTTCCTGGACTGCACCAACCTGCTGGACAACGGCACCACAGAG GGTTGGGAAAAGCTGGAGAAACAAGTCGCCCTTCTCCCAAAAACCAACTACAACCTTCTCAGTTATGTCTGCCG gtttttgtttGAAGTGCAGCTCCACTCCAAGGTCAATAAGATGAATGTGGAGAACTTGGCTACAGTGATGGGGATCAATCTGCTCAAGCCTCAGATAGAAGACCCTATCACTGTGATGAAGG cGACTCCTCAGATCCAGAAgttgatgacagtgatgatcaGACAGCATGagactttgtttcctctctgcaaAGATGTGCTTCCCTCCCCGCCCTCAAAGAAGACCGAAAGCCAGAAGAACACACCCCGAAGCTTTGTGGGCTGGGAGTCTGCAGAG ATGGCTGATGCATCTCTGTCTGAGTCtccagaagaggaggaggacattgACAGCCCAGGTCCAGAAAGAGGAAACTGCAGTCCCCATAACATACTTCAGGAGCCTCCCTCGCCTTCCGCGGATGACTGGCTCGGAAGTCCCCGCAAACGCACTCAGACCCTGCCAACCTTCAACTGCCCACTTATAGGGATGGCAGCCAAGGCCGACACACTCAGCCGGTGGAGTCGTGCTCAGGAGAGCATAGAGGAGAACAGTGGGACATTGTCAGAGGATATCTTTAAGATCCTGGACCTCCGGAGTTCAGGTTCATTGTTTGGGGCGCCTAAGATCAGTAACAAGGAGGGAGAGGATAGGTTAAGAGACCGGAGAGGAAGTGACAACACAGGTTCTTCTACTACTGCTGCCTCAAAAAAATCTAACAGTGACTCCCGGCCTGCCCCTGTGCTGTCTCATCAAAAGAGTGCAGGGGACCTGACTGTGAGCGGTTCAGCTCAACGGGTCAGCAGCAAGCCTGAGCAGAAGAAAGACGACAAGCAGCTTATTGAAAG CCTGCAACAGGAGAACAAGGAGCTGAAGGCAACCATAGCAGAGCTCCAGTCTGCTCTAGAAACAGATCGCCGCCATGTGGCTGCTCTGGAGATCTGCCTGAGAAATGCAGAGCGCAGCCGAGACGAGGCCCAGAAACGCAACAAGGAGCTACAAAGAGACATTCAGCAATTTCTCACCAACCAGCCACAAGCTCCAACCTAG
- the cds2 gene encoding phosphatidate cytidylyltransferase 2 has product MAELRHRGAKDTGPALQQQPSEDKGSDGELKVEKDVASDTESKVDTGVPEVPVPADDTPEVLNKALSGLSSRWKNWWVRGILTLAMISFFFFIIYLGPMVLMMIVLCVQIKCFQEIITIGYSVYHSYHLPWFRTLSWYFLLCVNYFFYGETVTDYFFTLVQREEPLRILSKYHRFISFALYLTGFCMFVLSLVKKHYRLQFYMFGWTHVTLLIVVTQSHLIIHNLFEGMIWFIVPISCVICNDIMAYMFGFFFGRTPLIKLSPKKTWEGFIGGFFSTIVFGIMLSYVMAGWRYFVCPVEFNNDSNSFQVDCEPSELFQLQDYTLPSILESVTGWTTVRLYPFQIHSIALSSFASIVGPFGGFFASGFKRAFKIKDFANTIPGHGGIMDRFDCQYLMATFVNVYIASFIRGPNPSKVIQQLLALRVDQQLHIFNSLKAHLTEKGLLPALEEAAA; this is encoded by the exons ATGGCAGAGCTAAGGCACCGTGGGGCCAAAGACACCGGCCCAGCGTTACAGCAGCAGCCGTCAGAGGACAAG GGTTCAGACGGTGAGCTGAAGGTGGAAAAAGATGTGGCGTCAGACACGGAGTCCAAGGTGGACACAGGGGTCCCAGAGGTGCCAGTCCCTGCTGATGACACACCCGAAGTTCTGAACAAGGCCCTGTCTGGACTCTCCTCAAG ATGGAAGAACTGGTGGGTACGAGGTATCCTCACTCTAGCCATgatctccttcttcttcttcatcatctacCTGGGCCCCATGGTGCTTATGATGATT GTCCTCTGTGTTCAGATCAAGTGCTTCCAAGAAATCATCACCATCGGCTACAGTGTCTACCACTCCTACCACCTGCCGTGGTTCAGGACGTTGAGCTG GTacttcctgctgtgtgtgaacTACTTCTTCTATGGTGAGACTGTGACGGATTACTTCTTCACACTGGTGCAAAGGGAGGAGCCGCTTCGCATCCTCAGCAAATACCACCGCTTCATCTCCTTTGCCCTCTACCTCACAg gtttctgcatgtttgtgctgAGTTTGGTGAAGAAGCACTACCGCCTTCAGTTCTACATG TTTGGTTGGACCCATGTGACTCTGCTGATCGTGGTGACTCAGTCTCACCTTATCATTCACAACCTGTTTGAGGGGATGATCTG GTTCATCGTGCCAATTTCCTGTGTGATCTGTAATGACATCATGGCCTACATGTTTGGTTTCTTCTTTGGCCGCACCCCTCTCATCAAG ctgtcaCCTAAGAAGACATGGGAGGGATTCATCGGCGGGTTCTTCTCCACCATCGTGTTTGGTATCATG CTCTCCTATGTGATGGCCGGCTGGCGCTACTTTGTGTGCCCAGTGGAGTTCAACAACGACTCCAACAGTTTCCAGGTGGACTGCGAGCCATCAGAGCTTTTCCAGCTCCAGGACTACACCCTGCCCAGCATCCTGGAGTCTGTCACAGGATGG ACCACAGTGCGTCTGTATCCATTCCAGATCCACAGCATCGCGCTCTCCTCCTTTGCCTCTATCGTGGGACCTTTCGGTGGCTTCTTTGCCAGTGGCTTCAAGAGAGCATTCAAGATCAAG gatTTCGCCAACACTATCCCAGGTCACGGTGGCATTATGGACAGATTCGACTGCCAGTACCTTATGGCCACATTTGTTAATGTCTACATCGCTAGCTTCATCAG GGGCCCCAACCCCAGCAAGGTGATCCAGCAGCTTCTGGCCCTCCGAGTCGATCAGCAGCTCCACATCTTCAACTCCCTGAAGGCACACCTGACGGAGAAGGGCCTGCTGCCAGCGCTGGAGGAGGCCGCCGCCTAG